The genomic segment CGGTGTTGAGAATGGCGCGCACCTGACTGTCGTCGTCGGCCACTGTCTGGGTGACATCGGCCAGGCCTCGCGCCCACGTCCGCAGCGAATCCGTCGTCGCGACTTGGGAATCCAGCAGTGGCGTCACATCGTCGATCAGCATCCGGGTGCGGTCACCGACGCCGCCGATCTTGCCGACGGCCGTGGCCGAGGAGTCGAGCAGCGATGACAGGTCGTAGCCCGCCCCGCGCATACCCTTGTCCGACTCGTCGATCAGCGTGGCCAGCTTGTCGCCGGGAATGCTGTTGACGAGCGCGCTCACCGTGTCCAGCATCGGGCCGACCGCCTGGGGCAGGCTGATCTGCTGCGCCGGGATCACCGATCCGTCGCTCAGGTAGGGACCGGATGCGTTGTGTGGCCGCAGGTCCACGTATTGCTCGCCGATCGCCGAAGCGCTGCGCACCTCCGCGCGTACGTCGAGCGGGATTCTCGGCGACGTGTCCAGTGACAGCGTGGCTTCCGCTCCGGTCTTGGTCAGCCGCAGAGCGGTCACCTTGCCGACCTGGACGCCGCGGTAGGTGACGTTCGAGAACCGGTACAGACCCCCGCCGGCAGGCAGTTCCAGCGTGACGGTGATCTTGCCGATGCCCAGCAGGGTCGGAAGCTGAATGAACAGCACGGTCATCAGCAGGAGACCGACAAGGGCAACGATGCCGAAAATCACCAGTTGGATGCGCACGAGGTGGGTCAGCATCAGCCACCTCCGCTCGGCGAGGGCGGTGGCGGATCCGCGATGCCGGTGCGCAGCGGGTCGTAGGTGTAGTTCAGGTACCACGGATCCCCCGGCGCGGGAATCAGTTTCGCGTTCTGGTCACCCCACCGGGTACCAAGGAACAGGGTCCGCTTCAGCCGCGGAACCGTCAGGTCGGCGACCAGAAACATGTTGACGTAATCGCCGCGAACCGCGCGGTCGATGTAGTTCTGGCTGTACGGATAGGTGACCGCGAAGGCCAGCCCGGTGTCCAACTGGGGCCCGATGTCGGCCAGTGCTTTGAGCGTCGGCTCGAGGTTGTGCAGGTTGGTGACCAAGTCGCTCTGAGCGTTGTCGATCAGATCGGTGGTCGACGCACTAAAGCGTCGTAGTTTGTCCAGCGCGGTGACGATTCGCGGGCGCTGCGCGATCAGCACGTCGAGGGCGGCCGGGACACGTTGCAGTGCACGGTCGATCACCTCGCGCTGCGCCGCAAGCGTTCCGGTGAACCGGTTGAGACCATCGATCAAGTCGATCAGATCACCGCGCTGACCGTCCAGCGCACCGACGAATTCGTCCAAGCGGTGCAACAGATCTCGCACCTGCTGCTGACGGCCCGACAGCGCTGAATTGGCATTACGGATCACGTCGCCGATCTGTCCCAGCCCGCCGCCGTTGACCACCGCCGACAGCGTGGACAACGTCCGTTCGGTGGACGGGTAGGTCGACGACCGGCTCAGTGGGATCGTCGCACCCGCCTCGAGCCGGCCACGGGGTGCCTCGCCGAGGGGCGGATCGAGTTCCAGATGCATGGAGCCCAGCAGGCTGGTCTGCCCGACGGTGGCGAGCGCGTTGGCGGGCACAACCACGTCGGGGCGGAGGAACACCTCGACGTCGGCATGCCAGTTTCTCAGCCGCATCGGACCCACGGTGCCGACCACGACGTCATCGACCAGAACCGGTGAATTGGATTCCAGCATACCGACATTGGCCAGCTCGATGTGGTAGACAGCAGAGCTGCTTCGGTTCTCGGTGCCCGGCAGCGGAAGCGAGTTCAACCCTCGGAAGGCGCATCCCGATGTACCGGAGGCGATGACCACGACCGCGGTGAGGGCCGCCACCCGACGCCACGTCATGAGCCAGGGGCTCCCGAGTAGGCCGAGACCGCGGGCGGTGTCTCGGGCGGGACCGGGGCCGGGCCCGCGCCCCCGGGAGCCAGTGCCGGATCGGAGTAGAGCAGATTCTCCGGCGACGGCGCCTTCATCAGGTACGGGCTCATCTGGAAGGGCACCAGGTTGAAGCTGAGGAGGCGCATTGCCGGGCCGAGATATTGGGCGCACAGCTTGCCCGTTTCCGGCGCGGTGGCGTTCTCGATGGCCCCGAGTTGCCCGCAGATGAACTGGACGGGATTGCTGAAATCGTTGAACACGATCGATCCGATGTTGTCACCGGTATCGGGGTTGTACACGTTGTAGTAGTTGGCGAATGCGTTGGGCGCGACGTGCAGTAGCTGTTCGACACTCTTGCGGTTGTCGGCCAGATTGCGGGTGACCTCCGTCAGACGCTGGATCTGTTCGACGGTGAGCTCGCGGCTCTGCCCGACGAAGCGTTGCGCGTCGACCGTCGCGGTGGCCAGATCATGCAGCGCGGCGTCGAGATCGCCCGTGTTCTCGCCGAGCGTGCCCGTCAGTGAGGCGAGCCGTTGCTCGAAGTCGACGATCGCGCCGCTGCTGTCGCGCAGCGTGGTCACCAGGTTCTGCAGGCCCTTGACGATGTCGACGATGTTGCCGCTGCCATCGGCGACGATGCGCGCGACTGCCGAGAGTTGGGCCAGCATCTGACGTAGCTTGACGCCATTGCCGCCCATGGCGTCAGCGGTGTCGTCGATCAGTCGCGCCAGCGCTGGCCGCGCCGTCTCGGTGCTGGGCCCCAAATCCCTTGACAGGCGCATCAACTGGTTCTTCACGTCGTCCCATTCGACGGGAACGGCGGTCCGTTCGACGGGGATCACCGCGCCGGATGCCATGGTCGGGCCGCTGTCCCGGTAGGCCGGTGTCAGCTGAAGGTACCGGGCGGCGACGAGGTTCTGCGCGACGATGACCGCGTCGGCGCCGGCCGGGATGGCGACCCCCGGCTCGATGGTGAGCACCATTTTGACCTGACCACCGAGGGGCTCGATGGAGTCGATCTTCCCGACCTTGACCCCGGACACCCGAACCTCATCACCGGGGTAGATCGCCGTGGCGGCGGTGAAGTACGCGGTGATGGTCGTGGTGGGATAGAGCGCGTGGCGAACCACGAATGCCGTGCTCGCCGCACACAACGCCACGAGTACCGCGGCGGTGGCGGCGACGGTCCTGGTGCGCGCGCTCACCGTTGCCCCTCCGGTGGGTGTGGCGGAATTGCGTTGTATGGGAAGGGAAATTCGGCCCGCGGCCCTGCGGTGTCGGGCGGCTGTCCCGCGTCGACACCGCGGCGGAAGCCGAACGCGTAGTCGAAGAACGGTTGGAGAAACTCCGCGGGTATCACGTTGGCCGTGTAGGCCTGGTAGTAGAACCCGCTGGAAACGGCCTCCCCCATGGTGATCTCGTACTTGGCGAGGCCGGGCAGAGCCTTGGCGATGTTGTCACTGTTCTTCTGCAGCACAGCCGTCACCGAGTTGAGCTTCTGCAGGGTGGGCGCGAGCTCAGATTCGTTGTCGTGAACCAGCCCGGACAGCCCTCTGCTCACCGCCGAGGTGTCGGCCAGCAGATCGGCGATCGCCTGGCGCCGTTGCGCCAGCACCGAGACCAGGTCGGCGCCATTGAGGATCAGCGCGTTGACCTGCTGGCGGCGATCGGACAGCACTCCCGCCAAATCGTCTGCGCTGCGCAGGAGTTCACGCAGAGTGTCGTTACGACTGTTCATCGATTGCGACAGCCGGGTCAGCCCATCCAACGTGGGTCCCAGTTGCGGCGCCATCGCATCGACCGTGTCCGACAAGGTCTGCAGAGACTGGTTCAACGATGCGGTGTCGATCCCCGCGGCGTTGGCGGTGAGATCGCCGACCGCATCGGTCAGCACGTAGGGCGATGACGTGCGTGAAAGAGGAATCGGATCTGCGGGTTTCTGCGTGCCGGCACCCGCCGGAACAAGTGTCACGATGCGCGCCCCCAGCACCGTTCCGGTCTTGATGTGCGCAGTCGTCTGCGAGCCCAGATGCACCGTCCCGTCGACGGTGAACGTGACCAACGCATCCCCCCGCAACAGCGATACATCCGAGACGGTGCCGACCTTGATCCCGGAAACCAGAACGTCGTTGCCCGTCACCAGACCACCGGCCTCGGGAAACACCGCCTGGTATCTCACCTGCGTCGCCCACGACGTCAACCGCTGCGGCGCCAGTCCGACGAGCACGACGAGAACGGCCACCGATACACCGATGAATCCGGCTCGAATGAGCGATGCGCCACGGTATTTCACCATCACGGCTCGGCGCACCTCCCGCCGGTCTGCTTGATCCACGGGAAGACCGCGGTACGGCCCTCCAGGTCGGTCACCCGCACCGACATGCCGCACACGTACATGGCGATGAAACTGCCGTAGGCCCCGAGGCGGGTGAGCTTGCGGTAGTTGTCCGGGGCCTTCGCCAGTGCGCGATCCAGTCTTTCCTTGTCCTGGTCCAGAAGTGGGGCCAGCCGGCTGAGCTCGTTGACTGCCCCGGCCAGCGGTGGGCGCGCGCTGGCGAGCAGGCCGGCCAATGACGCGGTACCCGCGTCGAGAGCGTCGATCGCCGCACCCACCGGATCGCGGTCGCCGGCGAAACCCGTGATCAGCTTCTCGACGCGGTCGAGCGCCGTGGAGAAACGGTCCCCCTCGGTGGTCAGCGACGACAGCACGACTTTCAGGTTCTCGATGAGTTCCCGGATGACGCCGTCGTTGTCGGCCAGCGCGTTGGTGAACGACGAGGTCTTGGCGAACAGCGATTCCACGGTGCCGCCCTCGCCCTGGAGGATGTGCACCAGCGCGGAAGTGAGGGCGTTGACGTCCTGTGGGCTGAGGCTGGCGATCACGGGTTTGAGCCCGCTGAGGAGCAGGTCGAGATCCAGTGCCGGTTGCGTCCGATCGACGGGAATCTGCGAACCCGCCGGCATGACCGCTGCGGATCCCGGTGCGTCCACCAACTCCAGATAGCGGTCGCCGACCAGGTTGAGGTAGCGCACAGCCGCTTTCGTCGCGGTGGTGAGCACGACGTCGCGGTCGGCCTCGAAGGTCACCAGGGCCGTGTTGTCCGCACGCAGTGTCACCGTGTCGACCGTGCCGATCCGGATACCGGCCGCGCGCACACTGTCACCCGGTTTGAGCCGCGACGCATCGGCGAACACCGCGGAGTATCCATTCGAGCGGCCGGTTCGGTACTGGGCGAACGTCATGAACAAGAACACCGTGGCTGACACCGTCACCACGGCGAACACCGTGAACTTGAGCCCGATGGCGCGCAATGACTTCATCAGCCCGGCTGCCCGACCTGTGCGGAGTTGCGCGGCGGCCCGTCGAGCGGGCCGTACAGCAATTGCTTGAGGCCGTCGGAGTTCAGCAACACTCCCTGGTTGCCGTACTGGGCCGGGTTGGCGCCCACATCGGTCACCAGGAACGGCGGCTTGGCACTGGGGGCCACGTGCGGCAATCCTTGGTCGGCGCAATGGGGTCCACCGGTCGCGGCGACCTTGGGCAGATTGGCGGGATAGCGATACCGTTCCAAGCCCAGGGTGAAGCTCACCGAGACGACCGCGCCGGGATCAGGTTGAGGTGGCGCCAAGGCGATCGGTATCAGTCCGGCCAGCGCGCAGTTCAGGGCTTCGTGGTAACGGTTAGTCAGATCGGTGGTGGGCACCAACAGGCGTAGGACATCGGTCAACGCCTGGCCGTTGCCATCGACCACCTCGGATCCGACATCGGCCAGTCCGATCACGCTGAGCAGCAACGCATTCAGTTCGTCCTGCCGGTCGACGATCGTCGTGCTGATCCGCGTGGCGTTGTCGGCGGTCCGGATCAGATCCGGTGCGGCGTCGGCGTACGCGCCGGCCGCGACATTCGCGGCGACGATGTCGTGCCGCATGGTGTCGAGGCTGGGTTCCAGTTGTGCCAGCAGTGCGTCGAAATCCGAGAACATCTGACCCAGGCGTTCTCCCCGCCCGTTCATCGCAGTGGCGAGGGCACCGAGGATGTCATTGAGCTTCTCCGGCTGCACTTTTGACAGCACGGAGGTGAGTTGCTGAAAGACGGTGTTGATCTCGACGGTCACGTTGGTCGCGTCGATGACCTGACCGGCGCGCAGCGGCTGCGCCGACGGATGCTCCGGTGGGGTGAGTTCGACGAGCTTGGCGCCGAAGACCGTCGGAGACGCGATGTCGACCCCCACATTGGCCGGGATCAGAGGCAATTCGGTGGGATCGATCGAAAGATGAAGGACCGCTTGACCGTTCGGCCGTTGCTCGATCGCTGAAACCGTGCCGACCTGGACGGCCCGCATTTTCACCTTGGCCCCGGCATTCATCACCAGGCCGGCGCGCGGCGAGAGCACGGTGATGGGGACGCCGGAGGTCACGTCGCCGCGGAACATCACGACGGCGCCGCCGACGATTGCGGCCAGCAGGACCACGGACGCCACGCCGACCGCGGGGCGGATCACGCCTCGCCACGTCGACGTCGCGTCGCGCTGAGTCACCTCGACACCCTCCCTGGCTTCGGGAGAATTCGTACCACACAGATGTCATAACTGACTAGATTTATGTCATAACTGACGCTGTCGCGGCGCGGCGTCGATTACGACTCGAGGTTGTGCGAAGGAGGACTTACGAGGCGGCGGGCTGCGGGACTGCCGCGGCGGACAGTGCCCTGCGCACCGAGCGGCGGCGCGCGACGTAGGCGGCCGTCAGCGCACCCAGCACACCGAGCGTCGAAGTCGTCAGGATCGACAGTCCGGTGTTCGCCATGATCAGGTACCCGAACGCCGCCGCCACAGCGAGCAGCGCGTACCGCGCGGTCGTCCAGTGCGCGGGGTGGCCGAAGCGGGTGCCGACCACCATGCCGAGCACCAGGGCGACACCATGGCCGACGTTGGTGAAGTCGCCCAAGGTGCTGACCGCCGATCCGACCGCGACGGCCAGCCACCAGCCCGTCCACGCCGCGCGCCAGCGGCGCGGGATCGCTGCGGTAAGCGCGCCCAGGACACCCACCGCGCCGTAACTCATGCCGACATCGGTGACGTTGACGATCGACCAGGACGCCAGGCCCGCCGCGAGCGCAGCGACCAGCCCGGCCGCCACCAGCAACGTCGCGCCGACGTGGCCGACGACGAACGCGAGCACCATCCACCGGCTGCGCCACAGCAACTCGGCGAGGCCGAGGATCGCGAACAGGCCCGGCAGCCACACGTAGATGGGACCGGTCTCGATGACGAACGCACTGCCGATCAGCGTGCCGAGACGCCCGTGCGCGAGATTGTGCAGATTGGTACTCGCGTGCAGGATCACCTGGTCACGCACATGCGGGCCGAGCGCCAGCAGCACGGCCGCCACCGCCACGAGTGCGGCGGTGTACCCCAGGGTGACCCGAACGCGGACCAGCCGCGTCAGCAGTGAGAGAACCATCTCCATCCACTATGCCTGGGCTTCGAGATCGTCTCCATCGTCCTCGACTGGCAGGTCCCTGCGGGTTTTGAGGCGATACATCACCAGATCCGTCGGTACACCGCTGGCGCGCGGGGCAAAGACCTGGCGCCGCACCCGCTTGACCGTGACGCCCAGCGCGTCCAATTCGTCGGGGCTGATGCACTCCAAGGTCTCGCCCGACACGACCAGCCCGCCACGGGGCGCGCGGTCCATCACCCGGGCCGCGATGTTGACGTCGACGCCGAGCCAGTCCGAGCCGATGCGTTGCGGGCGGCCGGTGTGGATTCCGGCACGCATCCGGGGTGTATAGCCGTCTACCTCGACCGATCGCAGCGCGTCACGGGCGGCCATGGTGGCTCGCACGGCGGTCGCGGCATCGGTGAAGACGGCCATGATGCCGTCGCCCATCCGTTTGACGATGTGGCCGCCGGCGTCGAGCAGCGGCGGCTCGACGACCTGGGCGACGCGGCGCAGCAGCCGCAGTGTGGCGTCGTCCCCGGCCTGCAGCGACCAACTGGAGAACCCGACGAGGTCGGTGAAGACGAGGGTGACCTCGGGGTTGGCCGGCCGCCCGGAGACCCGTTCGGTGAGCGCCTGCCAGATCTGAAGTGTGGCCAAACTCACTTCCCGGGTGGCGGCCTCCCGGTCACGCAGCAGACGGTCGGCGGCACGTGCGGCGGCGCGGGCACTGCCGTCGCCGGCCGCGGACAGCGGATCGCCGAAGTCCGGGTCGCCGGGCAGCATCCGCCGGGCGCGACGAACGAGGGCGATGAGTCCGGGGTTGTGGTTGGTGTTGTGCCACCACGCCGCGGGCCCACGCCCGGGCCGTACCAGATGGTCGACGTCAACGAGGGAATCGGGTTGATCGTCGAACGGCTCGACGTCCACAAGATCAAGCCTAGGCAACGGTTTTCGGGCCGGCCAACCTGGTGTGACGCGGTCGACGTATCGCTATGCCAAACGACTGGTCACAGCTTCGTCGCCGTCGTAGACAACGCTCGTTGTCAGCCCTATCGTTAGGCGATGAGGTCAACGACGACCACACGCAGCGCCGAGCCCCTCGGGCCGGACTCTCTGACCTGGAAGTACTTCGGCGATCTGCGCACGGGGATGCTCGGGGTCTGGATCGGCTCGCTGCAGAACATGTACCCGCAGCTGGGCGCGGGGGTGGAAGAGCACTCGATCCTGCACCGCGAGCCGCTGCAGCGGGTGGCGCGGTCGGTCTATCCGATCATGGGCGTGGTCTACGACGGCGAGCGAGCGCGCCAAACCGGGGAGCAGATCAAGGGGTTCCACCGCGGCATCAAGGGCGTCGACAACGCGGGCCGGCGGTACCACGCCCTCGACCCCGAGACGTTCTACTGGGCGCACGCCACGTTCTTCATGTTGATTCTCAAAGTCGCCGAATACTTTTGCGGCGGGCTGACCGAAGCCGAGAAGCGTCAGCTGTTCGACGAACACGTGCAGTGGTACGCGATGTACGGCATGAGCATGAAGCCGGTCCCCGAGACGTGGGAAGACTTCTGCGAGTACTGGGATCGGGTGTGCCGCGACGAGCTGGAGATCAACAAGGCGACGCTGGAGATCTTCGATATCCGGATTCCGAAGCCGAAATTCGTGTTGATGCCAACGCCGGTGTGGGACCAGCTGTTCAAGCCGATGGTGGGCGCTCAGCGCTGGATCGCCGCCGGCCTGTTCGACCCGGCGGTGCGGGAGAAGGCCGGAATGCGCTGGACGCCCGGCGACGAGGTTGCGTTGCGCTTATTCGGCAAGGCCGTCGAGCTCGCGTTCTGGGCGGTGCCCGACGAGATCCGGCTGCATCCGCGCGCATTGTCGGCGTATCGGCGGGCGTCGGGTCAGATCCCGGCCGACGCCCCGCTGGTCGAGGCACCCGGTTTCATGGCACCCCCTAAAGATCGCCGTGGGCTGCCCATGCACTATGTCCCTCGAACCAAGAGCCTCGTCGCGCGGGCGGGGTCGCTGGTCCACACGACGTTCTCACTTGCCGGTTTGCGGCCCGCCCGAGGACGTTCCGCTGCCGCCTGAACCGGAGAACCCATGATCGAATGGTCCGACGTCGATATCGCTGTGCGCGACGCCGTGCGTGAGTTCGTCGACAAAGAGGTGCGCCCGCACCTCGACGAGCTGGAAAGCGGCGATATGGAGCCGTACCCCATCGTCCGGAAACTGTTCGCCACGTTCGGTATCGGCGACATGGCACGGGAGTCGCTGAACAAGCGGCTGGACCGGCTGCGCTCCGGCGCCGAACCGAAGTCCGGTGGTGGCGGCGGCGGGATGTTCGGCGACGGCGGTTCGGCCGGAATGGGTTTCGTGCTCATCAGCGAACTGTGCCGGGTCAGCATGGGCCTGGTCACCGGGATGGGTGTCAGCCTGGGGCTCACGGTCCCGACGATTCAGAGCCGCGGCACGCTGGCCCAGCAGGAGCGCTGGCTGCCGGAGCTGGTGACCTACGACAAGATCGGTGCATGGGCGATCACCGAGCCCGATTCGGGCTCGGATGCGTTCGGCGGCATGAAGTCTTATGTGGTGCGCGACGGGGACGACTACATCCTCAACGGGCAGAAGACCTTTATCACCAACGGTCCGGACGCCGACGTCGTGGTGGTGTACGCCAAGCTGGACGAAGGCGACGGGGCCGACAAGCGTGACCGCAAGGTGCTGACCTTCGTGCTGGACCGGGGGATGGAAGGCTTTGTGCAGGCGAAGCCGTTCCGCAAGATGGGCATTCACAGTTCGCGCACCGGTGAGCTGTTCTTCAACAACGTGCGGTTGGGCCGCGACCGGCTGCTTGGCGAGACCGAGGAGAACAAGTCCGGCGACGGACGAGACAGCGCCCGGTCGAGTTTCGCCGCGGAGCGGATCGGCGTGGTGTCGATGGCGCTCGGCGTGATCGAGGAATGCCTGCGGTTGTGCACGGATTACGCCAAGACGCGCACGTTGTGGGGTAAGGAGATCGGTCAGTTCCAGTTGATCCAGCTCAAGCTGGCCAACATGGAAGTCGCCCGGATGAATGTGCGCAACATGCTGTTCCGGGTGATCGAATGTGGGCAGACCGGCACCCAGATCTCGTTGGCCGAGGCCTCGGCGATGAAGTACTACTGTTCGCAGGCGGCGACGGACGTGGCCATGGAGGCCATTCAGCTGTTCGGCGGCAACGGGTACATGACCGAGTACCGCGTGGAACAACTTGCCCGCGATGCGAAGTCGCTGATGATCTACGCCGGGAGTAACGAGGTGCAGATCACCCACGTGGCCAAGGGGCTGCTCGGGGCTTAGCTATCCCGCTCAGCCGATCTGGACCGGCTCGCCCAGATCCCGATCCAAGATGGCGGCTGCCCGACGCATCGCGGCGCTGGCGGACCGCAGGAACTCCAGCGAGTGGTGCAGCTCGTTGTCGTCGAGGTCGCTGGTGGCTTCCACGCAAAAATGCATGGCCACGTCGTAGTCCGATAAGGCCGCCTGTAATTCGGCCGCCAAGGCCGGATCCGGCGGTGGCATGTGGCCTTGCAATCCGGCCACCCCGTCGTGATATTTCGCGCACGCCGCGCTCAGCGCGCCCGCATCGTGAGCCTCTGCGGCCGACGCCACGTCCATCCCGGCGGACTGAATGGCTCCGACGTGGTCCTGCACCTGGTTCCACCACGTCCGCATCGACTGCTGCATCGGCGGGGGCGACGGTGCGACTGTCACGGTGTCGATCGCGGTGTTGGTGACGATGCTGGTCTTCATGGGAAGGATCGCCGTCGAGCCACAGCCGGTGAGAACCACGGCGGTGATCCCGGCGACGAGCATCCTTGGTGGCAGCACCTGAACCTCCCGTTGCCGACGACTCTCCGGTCAATCAAGCGTCGTCCCGGGTCAGCAGCTTTGGGAGAGTCGAAGGACCTTGATTTGGCGCGCCGTGCGACCCGATTCCGGTGCCGGTCAGCCCTGATGGACTGCAGTATCAACGCTGTCCAGGCCTCGGACGAGCGCCCGATGCACGGCGCTGCGTCCCAGCGGAATCTTGAACCCGTTCTGATTGAGCGGCCGGGCGCCTGACAGTGCCTGCTCCGCGGCGGCACGCAGCACCGTGTCCTCGGGTGGCCGTCCGATCAACACCGCCTCGGCCGCGGGTACACGCCACGGCATCGGGGCAACGCCGCCGAGGGCGACTGCCCCCGACACGATCACCCCACCGCTCACCTCGATGCCCACCGCGGCCGACACCAATGCAAAGGCGTAGCTGTGCCGGTCACGCAGCTTCAGGTACCACGAGTGAGCCGCGTACGGCGACGGCGGCAGCTCGATGGCCGTGATCAGTTCGGCTGGCTGCAAGCAGTTTTCGCGCTGGGGCGTGTCACCGGGCACGGTGAAGAACTCGGCGATGGGAATACTTCTGCTGCCGCCGGGTCCCTGCACATGCACAACCGCATCGAGGATTGTCAGCGCCACGGCCATGTCGGAGGGGTTGGTCGCCACGCAGTGCGAACTCGTTCCGAACAGCGCATGCTCGCGGTTGAACCCGTCGAGTGCCGCGCATCCCGAATCCGGGACGCGCTTGTTGCACCGGTCGAACTCGGTCTGCATGAAGTACGGGCATCGAGTCCGCTGCAGAAGGTTGCCGCCCACTGTCGCCATATTGCGCAGCTGTGTGGTGGCCCCGCTGAGAATTGCCTGCGACAACACCGGATACCGGCTGCGGACCAGCGGGTGGTTGGCCAGCGCACTGTTGCTGACCCCGGCGCCGATGCGTACACCGCCGGCTTCGGTGCTCGCCACCTCGGTCAGCCCAAGACGCCGGATGTCGACGAGTGCAGGTGGTTGCAGCACACCGTTCTTCATGAGATCAACGAGGTTGGTGCCACCTGCGAGATAGGCGCCGCCGGTCTCGGCAGCAGAACGGATCGCGTCATCAACCGACACCGCGTGCCGAAAGTCGAAGGTCCTCACCGCGAGGTCGCCTCCGCGGCCGCGGCGACGGCATCGACGATGTTCGAGTACGCACCGCACCGACAGATGTTGCCCGCCAACCGCTCCCGGATCTCACTCTCGGTGAGCGCGGGGCGGCCCTCGAGCGCGGCGCGTCGATCACCCTCGAATGACGCCGCGGACAGATCACCGCGCGCATGCTCGCGCAACATTGCATGTGCCGACGAGATCTGCCCCGGAGTGCAGTAACCACATTGGAAACCGTCGTGGTCGAGGAACGCCTGCTGAACAGGGTCGAGGACCTCCCCGTCAGCGATGCCCTCGATGGTCGTCACCGCCGACCCGTCGACCGACACTGCGAGAGCCAGGCAGCTGACGATCCGTTCACCGTCGAGGGCCACCGTGCAGGCACCGCACAAGCCGTGGTCACACCCCTTCTTCGTTCCGGTCAACGCGAGTCGTTCACGCAGCAGATCCAGTAGCGTGGTGCGGACGTCGACCGACAGACGGTGTTCAGTTCCATTGATGTCCAGGACGATATCTCGCTGCGGGTTCGTGCCCATCACCGTTCC from the Mycolicibacterium crocinum genome contains:
- a CDS encoding adenylate/guanylate cyclase domain-containing protein, which translates into the protein MVRPGRGPAAWWHNTNHNPGLIALVRRARRMLPGDPDFGDPLSAAGDGSARAAARAADRLLRDREAATREVSLATLQIWQALTERVSGRPANPEVTLVFTDLVGFSSWSLQAGDDATLRLLRRVAQVVEPPLLDAGGHIVKRMGDGIMAVFTDAATAVRATMAARDALRSVEVDGYTPRMRAGIHTGRPQRIGSDWLGVDVNIAARVMDRAPRGGLVVSGETLECISPDELDALGVTVKRVRRQVFAPRASGVPTDLVMYRLKTRRDLPVEDDGDDLEAQA
- a CDS encoding oxygenase MpaB family protein, producing the protein MRSTTTTRSAEPLGPDSLTWKYFGDLRTGMLGVWIGSLQNMYPQLGAGVEEHSILHREPLQRVARSVYPIMGVVYDGERARQTGEQIKGFHRGIKGVDNAGRRYHALDPETFYWAHATFFMLILKVAEYFCGGLTEAEKRQLFDEHVQWYAMYGMSMKPVPETWEDFCEYWDRVCRDELEINKATLEIFDIRIPKPKFVLMPTPVWDQLFKPMVGAQRWIAAGLFDPAVREKAGMRWTPGDEVALRLFGKAVELAFWAVPDEIRLHPRALSAYRRASGQIPADAPLVEAPGFMAPPKDRRGLPMHYVPRTKSLVARAGSLVHTTFSLAGLRPARGRSAAA
- a CDS encoding acyl-CoA dehydrogenase family protein, which encodes MIEWSDVDIAVRDAVREFVDKEVRPHLDELESGDMEPYPIVRKLFATFGIGDMARESLNKRLDRLRSGAEPKSGGGGGGMFGDGGSAGMGFVLISELCRVSMGLVTGMGVSLGLTVPTIQSRGTLAQQERWLPELVTYDKIGAWAITEPDSGSDAFGGMKSYVVRDGDDYILNGQKTFITNGPDADVVVVYAKLDEGDGADKRDRKVLTFVLDRGMEGFVQAKPFRKMGIHSSRTGELFFNNVRLGRDRLLGETEENKSGDGRDSARSSFAAERIGVVSMALGVIEECLRLCTDYAKTRTLWGKEIGQFQLIQLKLANMEVARMNVRNMLFRVIECGQTGTQISLAEASAMKYYCSQAATDVAMEAIQLFGGNGYMTEYRVEQLARDAKSLMIYAGSNEVQITHVAKGLLGA
- a CDS encoding FAD binding domain-containing protein — its product is MRTFDFRHAVSVDDAIRSAAETGGAYLAGGTNLVDLMKNGVLQPPALVDIRRLGLTEVASTEAGGVRIGAGVSNSALANHPLVRSRYPVLSQAILSGATTQLRNMATVGGNLLQRTRCPYFMQTEFDRCNKRVPDSGCAALDGFNREHALFGTSSHCVATNPSDMAVALTILDAVVHVQGPGGSRSIPIAEFFTVPGDTPQRENCLQPAELITAIELPPSPYAAHSWYLKLRDRHSYAFALVSAAVGIEVSGGVIVSGAVALGGVAPMPWRVPAAEAVLIGRPPEDTVLRAAAEQALSGARPLNQNGFKIPLGRSAVHRALVRGLDSVDTAVHQG
- a CDS encoding (2Fe-2S)-binding protein, whose product is MGTNPQRDIVLDINGTEHRLSVDVRTTLLDLLRERLALTGTKKGCDHGLCGACTVALDGERIVSCLALAVSVDGSAVTTIEGIADGEVLDPVQQAFLDHDGFQCGYCTPGQISSAHAMLREHARGDLSAASFEGDRRAALEGRPALTESEIRERLAGNICRCGAYSNIVDAVAAAAEATSR